The DNA region GCTCACCCTTTCTTCCTTGTCCCCTCGGGACCTTGACTGCCCACCTGATTCTTGTCTCCACCCTCATGGAAGCAACAGCTTTTAGACTTTCTCATTGGCTTTTCTGGGCATGTTGGAAATGGATCCTTCCCCCAAAATTGTTTTTAGGCCAGTCTGGTATAGGAGGGATGAGTTACTCCCCCATGTATGTAGATACAGTAACACAAACACCATCCGAATGGATTTAGGGTACTGGGGTGTTTCTCATACTTGTTAATGAGTAACTGTATAGACAAGTCCGGTCAGCTGCTGCTCACAATTGCTGAGTAATAACTCACTGCGGCTGCCTAGACAAAGCTGCTACAGGGGCGTGAGAGACATGGGCTCCTCAGTAAACATCCTGTTCTCCCCCCACGTGGAAGAAAAAACTGCATGCGTCAGGTTAAAAGAGCAAGTCAAGTGCAGTGTAAACCATCAAATTCTGACTGCTGGGGGAGAACAGGAGGAACCTCCTATGTTTATGCGTTTGAGAGGAAGGGGATAAGGCTGAGATCTATGTAGAGATTGACGCTGCAGTTACCTGtggttcctttatttttttccttgcccTTTGTGCTCACTGTGGCCAGAGTCAAAAGTGGCGAATACAGATGTGGGTGGAAGGGCTGGTGAGCAGTGCCAACAGAGAGGACAAATTCAGGCCCCAGCTTTTTGTGTTTGACTCAAAGGGGTGTTGGCTAAACCAGTCCACCCTGGATCTGTTGGGGTTTGTAGCAAATTCAATGTTCCAGAACgtccttatttttcttattacttccttatgtgttttttaagcctcaccaacggatgtttattgatttgagggagagagagagagaaaaacattgatgtgagagacaaacagattggttgcctcccatacccgccctgaccagggatcgaacccacaacctaggtatgtgccctgaccagaaatcaaaccccaAATCTTTTGGTGCACCTGGCAAGGGCTCCCTCcccacttttattttaatatgtttttattgactttttagagaggaatagagagagagaaacatcaatgagagaggaacatcattgattgcctgcctcctgcacagcccccactgggggatcaaacccgcaactgaaatacgtgcccttgactggattcgaacctggaacccttcagtcggcaggccgatgctctacccactgagccaaaccagttagggcaagggcTCCCCTTACTTTTGAGAATTACTTTGCTGCGTAATTTGTGGAAAAGAGGTGAGGACTTGAGACCTCTTACATTTTTCTTGGGGTAACGCAGTTGAAATGCATGGAGAGACAGGAGATGGGTGtcaccctgtgcctcagttttgcCCTCCCCTGGCTAGGAATTCTTTGCACCTACACAAGACAGTTCAGGCCCCATATCTCCTAGGCAGCCAGGCATTGCCAAAGGCAACAGAGACTAGTAATGGATGGATTTGAAATCTTGGTTACTGGGGAGTGGACCTTAATTGCCTTCTGTAGATGTGTCTAGGACCTTCTTTTGGAGTACTTTgatctttcctttgttttttacgTCAGCATTGAACCTCAGTTGACATCCCTGCACTGGTTCCTGTGTTTGGGAGACTTCTCTGTTTTTCCTTTGAAGGGTCGTTGAAGAGGCGGCGGGTAGAAGTGGCTGTTTCCTTGTTTCTCTTCTATAGACTCAGGAGATGTCTTGGGGAAGGGAACTAGAGAATTTAGGTGCACCCAAGGCTTTGTTTTCAAAGCCAAGTCCAACTTATTTCCATGCTCCTAATAGGAAGCTTTCCCCCCTTTATTTACTCAGCAAATTTGGTTGAACTTTTTCTCTCTTCATGGCATCTTAAACAATGCTACAGTAAAAAGCTTGGCCCCAACCTAGATCTTTATCACTAAGGGAAAAAGCTTTTTAATAAACCAAAACTCCCCATACCACCCGCTGTACCTTTAGACACTTGGCTAATTGGGTAGCCTCAAAAGCATTTGGTGGCAATGATATAaacctttatatattttatcttcttaaatttatcttttttacctCCAATATCTTTTCTGTCTCTTTGATGCAGGGAATTTTTGCTTCTAAGAGCTAAGATAGATTTGGAAGTATGTGTTCATCTGATGATAAGTGGGAAATGTTCTTTACCTTCAGTGGAGAGCATTCTTATATATAAGATTATAACAACAATACCACCTCAACGCTTTAGCGCACTTTAAGATGTCTAAAGTGAAGTAAAACTGAGAATCTCCCAAAACTTGATTAGGGGTCTAGGATACCCTTAACTGAGGATTCCCTTTTCCCTGGACTTCTGTGAAACTTGGCATTATTTCTTGAACACTTCTTTTTCCTTATCTTTAGTCTGCTAGAAAAAATTTCCTTGGCTTTTTATTGGACTCCTCTCTCCAACCTATATATTAAAGCCTTTTGGGCCCCAAACGCTCCAAGCAGTGTACCTGGAGAGCAAGCGGAGCCGTGCTACCAAACGTGATGCATTCTGACTCGACTCTTCTGGTGTCTcagaggcagcagagcatggCATAGTATATAGGCTTTGGATTCAGAGAGTGGGACTTCTCTGAGGGTAATTTCCATGTTATAAAGGGAGCATAAGAAGAGCTACTACTTGTCAGGGTTTTTTCTAGGAATTAAGATAGTGAAGACAAGCActcggcacatagtaggtgttcagtgaTACTCTGTATGGAAATAAGAGCAATTTTAGGGATGCTTCCCAGGCAGGCTGACTGGTTAAAATTCCCTGAGGCTGAGACAGAGTGGGCATAGTTCAGAAATGGTAGCAGAACCGGCAATGAACGAATTGGCCTTAGCTAGCTTGCTTTTGCTGGCTTGCTTGCGACAGAAGGAGAAATTGAATAACTTGAAATTCCTTCCTTCATTGCAGCACTGGTTACATAGGCGATGATGTAGTTGTTGATTGATCAGCATCCCACACACAGCTCAGTGCATTGCACGTAGTGAGTAGCCAGTAAATGTTTGAGGGATGAGTATAGGAAGCTGCCATAATAATGGAACTTACTTATTCCATCATCTCTCTATTCTCCACACACAGAAAGGACAAGGTAGAATGATTAAAAAATGTGTGTCAGTATATGTACCCTTTGGAGTTTCAACTCATACAATGATTGGTACATTCTTAATTcaataatttattgagcacctgcaaTGTAACACTCCTGTCCTTTTTGGTGCAGAGCTATGGAAAGAATTCTGCCTCTTTTCACACTTTGTGAATGCCACTTATAAATCCTCACTTACCTtttcccagacacacacacacacacacacacacacacacacacacgtgataTCCCTTTTCCACagtcttatttctttttgtatttcaGGGTGTCTAACATGTAAGAAGATGGAGCCAAGATCTAGAATGGTGCCTGTGACTCAGATCAACTGCTGTCTTTCCCAGACAGAACCTCTGGCCTCCGGAAACCTAGATTAAACAGCATTTTCTGACAGCTCTTCCTCCTCAGTCCTTGATTCCATCACCACTGGGAACCTGAGCACGAACTctaaccacccccacccccaggtgaggGCACTAATGGGCATCACTGAGAACCTCATAGCTGCTCCAAGTCCACTTTCCCTCTCACTTGACTAAAATCTGACTGATACTTTGTTTTTACtgtgtaagaaaataaatatacctAGTCCTGTATCCTAGATATAgtatggaaagagaaaagaaggataAAGGAAGTTGAAAGCCAGAATGGGGATGAGAGGCAAAGGTCTTGCGTAGGAAGCAGAGAGCCAAGATTCTGGGTCAGGCACCTCTTTCTGAAGTAAACACTATTACCAGTGGTGGAAAGCACAGGACTTGGATTAAATCCAGAATTAGCACTTAAACTGTTTGACTTTAAATCACTTAGCTTCTCTGACTTTACTAGTAAATTTCTCATCTATAAGATTTAGAGGTCTCCTAGGTCCCTCTTAAGCACCATGAGTCTGAAGGGACTCCAAGAAGTGCTCTCTGCAGATGCTCTGctccagctctttttttttaaaaaaattatatatatataattgattttttacagagaggaagggagagggacagagagtcagaaacatcggcgagagagaagcatcgaccagctgcctcctgcacccaccccccctcactggggatgtgcccccaaccaaggcacatgtcctcgaccggaattgaacccgggacccttcagtccccaggccgacgctctatccagtgagccaaaccggccagggctgctccaGCTCTTAAAGCTGTTATATTAATTTATTCTAGTGGTTTGTCCTTACTGTTGCCCATTACcttataccaggggtcctcaaactttttaaacagggggccagttcactgtccctcagaccgttggagggctggactatagtttaagaaaaaactatgaacaaattcctatgcatattgcacatatcttattttgaaataaaaaaacaaaatgggaacaaatacaatatttgtatttgcatgtggcccgcgggccgtagtttgaggacccctgccttataCCATGCATTATATTAGatgatttacataaaataaacgTCAACAATTGGGAGCAATACTATTATTCCCATCTCatagatgagcaaactgaagcatagaaaaataaataatttatccaGAATTACATTGTGAATGGCAGGCAGATTCAGGATTTACACTAGGTCCGTTTGGTTTCAAATCTATGCTCTTAAGTGTTTCCTATTTGCTAGTAAAGACTATGTAAAAATACATACGTGGTTAATTGGAAGTTACTGACTACCCTTTCCGGTCCGTTTTTCTCCCACTCTCACTCCAGAGTTTTCTTGCTCCTGTCCTCAAACCCTCAGGACCTCTTATTGCTACTTTGGGCTGAAACTGCAGGTGTCGGATTGCCGGTGTAACCGTGTAAGTCTTCCGATTGGCCGGAACCACCCACATCGCTGCTGTTGCTGTGTGGGGTGGACGTACCTCTTCTCATTTCCTGGGGGTGGTTCCAGGCTAGAGTGGCAGCTGTAGTAACCAATAGGCATGGGTATTGTCGGGCCAGGGGCCAATGAGGAATCCCCTGAGGGAGAAGGGGATCATTCGGTTGAGGATGTAAGCACCGGAGGAACATGGGGCTGTACCAGAGGTGGCGGCGGCTCCGGCTCCCAGGGTTACAAGCCTGCGGGCTACACACGGCGCTTGAGGTACCCCAAAGTTCCGAACCCCCCAAAGCCCAAGGTATAGGTTCTCAACCCAGCCTGACCCGCCCTGCTCCCGCCCTACTCCCGCCCTGAGTTCTGAACCGGCTACTctggccttttttaaaaattaatacgtttttattgatttcagagaggaagggagagaaaagagggatagagacatcaatgatgagagagcatcattgattgactgcctcctggacgccccacactggggatggagcccacaatccggcctgtgccctgaccgggagttgaactatgacctcctggttcataggtcgatgcccaaccgcTGAGCCACTGCGGCCGCCGTTTGAAGCGCTTTTTCCCAGGGTCAACCGCCGGCGGAGCCAGGACTCCTACCGTAGGGCCCTGGAGCATCCATTCCTTTTAAAGcatggttctcagccttggctgcacattagaatcgcctggaaatctttttaaaatcctgattctggGCCCcatccggaaattctgtttctttgtgatgaggtggggccacaacatgagtaacaaagaaacagaatttccggaggacgaggcccggaaatcaggattttaaaagattcccaggtgattctaatgtgcagcccaggctgagaaccactgctttaaagacTAGAGATTAGGACCCCGGCCACCTCAATGCCCTCATCTCCCACCATCCCCAATCCCAGGAATAACTGATGGGACCTGTGTTGCCTCCTAACGTCCTTCCCTCCAGGCAGCTGTGCCGGCGCCTCCACCCTGTTTGGTAGAGCGGCTTGGCCTTTTTGAGGAGCTATGGGCTGCGCAGGTGAAGAGGTTAGCAGGCATGGCACAGAAGGAACCCCGGACTATTAGGGTCGCGCTCCCCGGAGGACGGAGAGTGGAGGCCGTGGCATGGACCACAACCCCTTACCAGCTGGCCCAGCAGATCAGGTACCAGGCCCCATCTCTACCTGCCAGTATCACTCTGCCCCCTCTGCGCCCTCTGCACCCGAGCAGAGAGCGAAACTCTGCTGTTTCTGTTCCACGCCATCAAGATGCTTTAACTACCGGTTCGGTTTTTTATCTGTGTTAGTTCAGAGCCTCTGTCCTTGCTCTGTTGTCctcgggggaggagggaggagaaacagTAGGTTCTACTGCTCTGGTAACACAGTCCCCCTTTGCAAGTTGAGTCCCTCTTTTTCCAGGTGGGTTGTAACCCTctcattttctttgtctccacccCGTCCCCCTTGTTGAAGTTCAACCCTGGCAAATACTGCAGTGGCCGCCCAAGTGAATGGGGAACCTTATGACCTGGAGCGGCCCTTGGAGACAGATTCTGACCTCAGATTTCTGACGTTTGATTCTGCAGAGGGGAAAGCAGTAAGTGTCTTCTTCGTCACAAATACAGTGGCTGCTAAACTGAGATATTTAAGTGGGTGTTCCTAACATTTCTTTTGCCTGAGTTTTTCCATTTTCACTTGGGAGGGAGACTTACTGCAGATGGCTTAACTGTTCCTAGCTAAGCTGGAAACTTATGATGAGAGTTTTTACTCAGCCTAGGTCTCTCGCAGGCAGACATCATTTGTGTTAGTGAAAGGGAGAAGTAATAAGCTGAAAACAGGAGGATATTGAGATACCCAGTATAAGTGATCTgtagcaaatatttaattttaacgTGGCTTCCACAACTGAGCATAACCACCACGCCTCGTCCCCATTTTGTCCTCTTCATGTCAGCTTAGGTAATGTGGACCTCATGTATTAGGATGCAGAAAAATTGAGTTCTCATGTCATTTATTTACAAATGACCAAATCCGAAAGCAGTGGTTGCATCACACTGGactcctgggctgggggcaaGAAAAAGGACCCAAAGACTGAGCGGAGCCTTTAAGAGGCAGTCTTACCAGAGTAGCTTACTCTGAAGCCCTATGAGATGTTACAGGAGAGCAAAGGAAGCTGCCCGGCTTCCTCTGACCAGCAGCCCTGAGGAGTGGGGTAGGAGGGTACGCTCTTCTGTGCACCGATTCTACTGAcctctgctttcttttctattttttttccttgtcaCTATGTAATGGTCACCACCTCTGGGTGGTTGACAGTTATTCCTAGAAGAGCCATACTGGTTTCCCACCAGCTTCTTGGAGGAGAGGATCCAGAGCGAGGGGGTAAGGGAGAAGGTTAGGACTCACGAACTTCTTTCCTGTGAACCAGGTGTTCTGGCATTCCAGCGCCCATGTCCTGGGGGCAGCGGCTGAACAGCTCCTAGGGGCTGTCCTCTGCCGAGGGCCCAGCACAGAGTGTGGCTTCTACCATGATTTCTTCCTGGGAAAGGAACGGTGAGCAGTGCAAGGAAGGGGGAGAATGATGGTTCCTTCTGTGAGACTTCACCTTTTTCCCCAGGTgtttttgaggtataattgacaaaattgtaGTATTTTTAGTGTGTAGTGTGATAATTTGATATtcgtatacattgtgaaaggattcccacAATCTAGTTAACTAACCCATCACCTCacattttttgtgttgtttttttgttaatcctcacctgaggatattttttccatcgctTTTCATGAGgagtggtagagagagagaaacataaatgtgagagagacatggactggttgcctcctgcacacattcTCACTGGAGATGGGGAGCAAACCTGTAATCCAGGTACGTGCCtgggaccaggaatcgaacctgagcccctttgacgctctaaccactgagcaaccagctggGACgacctcaccttttttttttttttttttaaatatatatctttattgatttcagagaggaagggagagggaaagagagatagaaacatcaatgatgagggaaacatcattgattggctgccttctgcacgtcccctactggagatcaagcctgcaacccaggcatgtgcccttgatcagaatcgaacctgggactcttcaatccataggccgacgctctttccactgagctaaaccagctagggcacaaccTCACCTTTTTTATTGTGAGAACACTTAAGGTCTGTTAGCAAATAGCAAATTTCAACTATACAATACAGAATTATCaaaattattaactatagtcaccatgctatgcATTAGCtcctcagaccttattcatcttataactgaaaggtTGTACCCTGTTATTGGAGTGTTTTCTGAGGCCCTTTTCTGGGGTCTAGGGCATGTTCAATTTGGAGGAGCAAGCTGGGGGAAGGGCCTCCAGGCCTGATATGTTATTTTAGTACCACCTTCTCCATTAGTCCATGTTCTTTCTCTTCTAATTCTGCTTGAAACACCTTCTCTAGCCTTTAGGAGTTCTTcaacttttatttcattctccATTACTATTGCTTTAATTTTGTCCATCCAGATTGCCTGcactcaactttttaaaaaatatatatttttattgattttagagaggaaggaagagggagagaaatgttaatgatgagaggaaatcattattggctgcctcctgcatgccccgcctactggggatggaacctgcaattcgggcatgtgcctgggaatcgaacccgggacccttcagtctacaggctgactgagccaagccagttcgGGCTGCACTCAACTTTTAATTTCATACATAGAGCATTTGCTCCAGCTATGAAATTTGTACCTGATTTCCTGTTAGAGCAAATAATTCTAGATGTTTCTGGAGGGCAGGATTTCACCCCCTAGCCAACAGGTATGCCACCCAGGTGATGCTTCTTAGAGGGTGCAAACCAACCAGTTCTCATCTTCCCAGGACTATCCGGGGCTCAGAGCTGCCTGTTTTGGAGCGAATTTGCCAAAAACTTGCAGCTGCTGCTCAGCCCTTCCGGAGGCTAGAGGCTTCCCGGGATCAGCTTCGCCAGCTCTTCAAGGTGGGTTGGAAACACACAGTCTTAGGAGGAAGACCAGAGGCCTGCGGGACGAGGTGGCTCTCCCTCGTCAGTCCCAGAGGTGATGGGATAAAGACTTGTCTTCACTCATCCCTTCTTCCAGGATAACCCTTTTAAGCTCCGCCTGATTGAGGAGAAAGTGACGGGTCCGACAGCAACAGTTTATGGGTGAGAGTGGTCAAGACGGAGAAATGGGGAGGTGGGGCGGCACTGACAAGGCCAGAGGGGGCTAAGGGAAAGGAGACAGAAGCTAATCTGTTGCTCCAGAAAAAGAAAGGGGACTGGGAATTGATTTTTATCCCCCGTTGCTCTCTCTGTGGAACACGTTTCTTTACTTCCTCTTTCCGTCAGCTAAAggccaggagagggagaaaaCTAAAAACTCGGGAATTTGGAGATCACTAATGGCCCCTCTTCCTCCCAGGTGTGGCATGTTGGTGGATCTTTGCCGGGGCCCCCACCTTCGGCATACTGGACAGATTGGAGGGCTGAAGCTGCTCACGGTCAGTTGTGGGGACAGGGTTAGGTGGAAATTCCCGTTTTCACTGGAGTAGCGGGGGGTTGGGAAGATAGTTCTCTCAGCCCCATCCGTGCTCTGACAGTGAGCAGGGAATCCAGAGGGAGAAAGACACTTAGTCCCTGCCTTCTAGAAACGGAGTCTGATGGCAGATCCTGGACACAGGAACCAACTCAGTTTCCATAATTGGACATCAACGCTAAGGGAGACGGGGTGGGAGGGCGTGGACAGGCTGGACAAGGTCTTACACGGCCGACTCCTGTGGGTAGAGAAGATGGGGAATACTGTTCGACAGGCACGGGGGGAATACTCTAAGTCAAGGGCGTGTCTTTTATGAAAACTCTGTTTCTGGGCAAGGTGAGTTATTAGAATGGGAGCAGAGGGCGAGGGGAGCGGCAGCTAGGTAGAACAAAAAGCGCCGGACTGAAAGCCTGGCTCTGCCATTAAGGATGTGTGTGGCCTGGGTACATCTCCTCACCTATTTCCCCATCTATTGAAAGAGACGGTTAATTCCTGCCAGTAAACCCACACCCAGAGCCAGAACCAACGAATGCAGGAGGAAGTGTTTGAGGGAAAGTTAAAAGTGCTATAAAGTGCAGGCTGTTTCTTATTAGTACTGTTCCAGGAAAGggcaagcagaggcaggtgatctcATGGGCAGAGATAGGGAAGAGTGTGGGAGGTTGGTAAGGGGGTGGGTGGATGACACTTGACCAGATCCTCAGGTTAACCTCCTGAGCAATCATTGATTAGAAGGGGAGGAACGAAGGCCGGGGGTGCTGGCAGGCAGCAGTGAGATTGCTCAGGATAATGTTAGGCCTGAGTGGGACGTATGTAGAAATCAAGAACCGGCACTTTCAAGGCTATGAGCATCACATGCGCCGTCTGAAGGAGCAGCCTGTGGTGTTGGTGGGAAAGTGGTGCATAACTGTGAAGCTCACACTGAGGTTTGCCAGAGAGGTCGGGTGGCTTCAGCCTCATCCTCCCATGGACTCCCTGTGCCCCTCGCAGAACTCGTCATCCTTATGGAAGGCCTCAGGGGCCCCCGAGACGCTGCAGAGGGTGTCCGGGGTTTCCTTCCCCACAGCAGAGGAGCTGAGGGCCTGGGAAGAATGGAGGAAGGAGGCAGAGTCACGGGACCACCGGCGCATCGGGAAGGTGcagggactggggaggggggcgATGGGAAGGGTTGGGACAAGGTGAAGGAACGTGATTGTGACGCTGGGAGCAGACTCAGAATCCAGCAGACTGAGCGGCTCCACCCTGTTTCCTCTGGTGCCAAAGCCCCTGCTTCCCCCCGTGAAGTGACACTGCCATTCCCGACCAGGAACAGGAGCTCTTCTTCTTCCATGAGCTGAGTCCCGGCAGCTGCTTCTTCCTGCCCCGGGGGACGAGGGTGCACAATGCCCTGGTGTCTTTCATCAGGGTAAGGGGgacccagccagggaggaagaccagggaggggctgggggcctagAAGAAGTCAAGTGTTAAAAGGGGGATTAGAAGCATAAACATAAATATTGTAAAGTGCTGGtgatttttattgagatactagaaaTGTGTGGTCTACATTGGGGAACATAGAGAGTTAATATGGTATTTAGTAGGTTGTGACTGTGATCAGCATGACTGAGGGCCCAGGAGAATCACACAGctgccccctccctttccctcccccagtcACTTTGACCTTCCATGTCTGTCCCCTCCTTTCCAGGCCGAGTACACCCGCCGTGGTTTCTCAGAAGTAAAAACACCCATACTGTTTTCTACGAAACTCTGGGAACTGTCGGGACACTGGGAGCATTATCAGGAAGACATGTTTGCCCTGCAGTCCCCAGGCTCTGACAGGCCCACCAGCTCCCAGAGTGACCACTCTACCAGCCATCCCACAGACACGCTCGCCCTCAAGCCCATGAACTGCCCTGCACACTGGTGAGCTGGAGCCAGAGGCCTGGGTCCTCCAGGGCTgaggccaggcacccaggctgcTAAATATTAAGTGACAGGAAGCATCTGGGAAGAGTACTGGGCACCTGATTGGAGTCTTGAATCTGCCTCTAGCTGACCATGTGAATTTGGGAAGATCATTGTACCACTCTAAGCCTCAGTGTCCTTACGGTACCATCAGGGGTTTGGAGTTGCTGCCTAAGGTTTTTTTCCCAACTCAGCACCTGTCACAGCACAGGCGCACAGTAAATGATGTCTGTTGTTATTGAGAAAATCCCTTTGAGTCACACAGGGCTCCGACTGTGATGATGGGGATTGGCAGGACTCAGGCCACGGCAGGCCGGAGGGGTCCTTAGACGAAGGTGCAGGGAGAGGAAGCACGCCCACTGGGCAGAGGAGAGTCTTCGGGAGCTAGTTCTCCCTGTGGCACTGACCCCTTCCCACCCCAATCTCAGCCTGATGTTCGCCCACCGGCCCCGATCCTGGCGAGAGCTGCCCCTGCGACTGGCAGACTTTGGTGCCCTTCACAGGGCCGAGGCCTCGGGCAGCCTGGGAGGACTGACCCGGCTGCGGTGCTTCCAGCAGGATGATGCTCACATCTTCTGTGCACCGGACCA from Myotis daubentonii chromosome 18, mMyoDau2.1, whole genome shotgun sequence includes:
- the TARS2 gene encoding threonine--tRNA ligase, mitochondrial isoform X4, producing the protein MGLYQRWRRLRLPGLQACGLHTALEAAVPAPPPCLVERLGLFEELWAAQVKRLAGMAQKEPRTIRVALPGGRRVEAVAWTTTPYQLAQQISSTLANTAVAAQVNGEPYDLERPLETDSDLRFLTFDSAEGKAVFWHSSAHVLGAAAEQLLGAVLCRGPSTECGFYHDFFLGKERTIRGSELPVLERICQKLAAAAQPFRRLEASRDQLRQLFKDNPFKLRLIEEKVTGPTATVYGCGMLVDLCRGPHLRHTGQIGGLKLLTNSSSLWKASGAPETLQRVSGVSFPTAEELRAWEEWRKEAESRDHRRIGKEQELFFFHELSPGSCFFLPRGTRVHNALVSFIRLEAEIRGCLDFLRSVYAVLGFSFRLALSTRPAGFLGEPCLWDQAEQVLQQALEGFGEPWDLHPGDGAFYGPKIDVHLHDALGRPHQCGTIQLDFQLPLRFDLQYKGRAGAPERPVLIHRAVLGSVERMLGVLAESCGGRWPLWLSPFQVMVIPVGNEQEDYAREVQQSLQAAGLVGDLDADSGQTLSRRVRGAQLTNYNFQFVVGQKEQSNRTVSVRTRDNRRLGERDLTEAVGRLLELQNTRVPNAEEIF
- the TARS2 gene encoding threonine--tRNA ligase, mitochondrial isoform X2, with the protein product MGLYQRWRRLRLPGLQACGLHTALEAAVPAPPPCLVERLGLFEELWAAQVKRLAGMAQKEPRTIRVALPGGRRVEAVAWTTTPYQLAQQISSTLANTAVAAQVNGEPYDLERPLETDSDLRFLTFDSAEGKAVFWHSSAHVLGAAAEQLLGAVLCRGPSTECGFYHDFFLGKERTIRGSELPVLERICQKLAAAAQPFRRLEASRDQLRQLFKDNPFKLRLIEEKVTGPTATVYGCGMLVDLCRGPHLRHTGQIGGLKLLTEQELFFFHELSPGSCFFLPRGTRVHNALVSFIRAEYTRRGFSEVKTPILFSTKLWELSGHWEHYQEDMFALQSPGSDRPTSSQSDHSTSHPTDTLALKPMNCPAHCLMFAHRPRSWRELPLRLADFGALHRAEASGSLGGLTRLRCFQQDDAHIFCAPDQLEAEIRGCLDFLRSVYAVLGFSFRLALSTRPAGFLGEPCLWDQAEQVLQQALEGFGEPWDLHPGDGAFYGPKIDVHLHDALGRPHQCGTIQLDFQLPLRFDLQYKGRAGAPERPVLIHRAVLGSVERMLGVLAESCGGRWPLWLSPFQVMVIPVGNEQEDYAREVQQSLQAAGLVGDLDADSGQTLSRRVRGAQLTNYNFQFVVGQKEQSNRTVSVRTRDNRRLGERDLTEAVGRLLELQNTRVPNAEEIF
- the TARS2 gene encoding threonine--tRNA ligase, mitochondrial isoform X1 translates to MGLYQRWRRLRLPGLQACGLHTALEAAVPAPPPCLVERLGLFEELWAAQVKRLAGMAQKEPRTIRVALPGGRRVEAVAWTTTPYQLAQQISSTLANTAVAAQVNGEPYDLERPLETDSDLRFLTFDSAEGKAVFWHSSAHVLGAAAEQLLGAVLCRGPSTECGFYHDFFLGKERTIRGSELPVLERICQKLAAAAQPFRRLEASRDQLRQLFKDNPFKLRLIEEKVTGPTATVYGCGMLVDLCRGPHLRHTGQIGGLKLLTNSSSLWKASGAPETLQRVSGVSFPTAEELRAWEEWRKEAESRDHRRIGKEQELFFFHELSPGSCFFLPRGTRVHNALVSFIRAEYTRRGFSEVKTPILFSTKLWELSGHWEHYQEDMFALQSPGSDRPTSSQSDHSTSHPTDTLALKPMNCPAHCLMFAHRPRSWRELPLRLADFGALHRAEASGSLGGLTRLRCFQQDDAHIFCAPDQLEAEIRGCLDFLRSVYAVLGFSFRLALSTRPAGFLGEPCLWDQAEQVLQQALEGFGEPWDLHPGDGAFYGPKIDVHLHDALGRPHQCGTIQLDFQLPLRFDLQYKGRAGAPERPVLIHRAVLGSVERMLGVLAESCGGRWPLWLSPFQVMVIPVGNEQEDYAREVQQSLQAAGLVGDLDADSGQTLSRRVRGAQLTNYNFQFVVGQKEQSNRTVSVRTRDNRRLGERDLTEAVGRLLELQNTRVPNAEEIF
- the TARS2 gene encoding threonine--tRNA ligase, mitochondrial isoform X3 gives rise to the protein MGLYQRWRRLRLPGLQACGLHTALEAAVPAPPPCLVERLGLFEELWAAQVKRLAGMAQKEPRTIRVALPGGRRVEAVAWTTTPYQLAQQISSTLANTAVAAQVNGEPYDLERPLETDSDLRFLTFDSAEGKAVFWHSSAHVLGAAAEQLLGAVLCRGPSTECGFYHDFFLGKERTIRGSELPVLERICQKLAAAAQPFRRLEASRDQLRQLFKDNPFKLRLIEEKVTGPTATVYGCGMLVDLCRGPHLRHTGQIGGLKLLTNSSSLWKASGAPETLQRVSGVSFPTAEELRAWEEWRKEAESRDHRRIGKEQELFFFHELSPGSCFFLPRGTRVHNALVSFIRAEYTRRGFSEVKTPILFSTKLWELSGHWEHYQEDMFALQSPGSDRPTSSQSDHSTSHPTDTLALKPMNCPAHCLMFAHRPRSWRELPLRLADFGALHRAEASGSLGGLTRLRCFQQDDAHIFCAPDQLEAEIRGCLDFLRSVYAVLGFSFRLALSTRPAGFLGEPCLWDQAEQVLQQALEGFGEPWDLHPGDGAFYGPKIDVHLHDALGRPHQCGTIQLDFQLPLRFDLQYKGRAGAPERPVLIHRAVLGSVERMLGVLAESCGGRWYSRACRRRGWSETWTLTPGRPSAGESAGPSSPTTIFSLWLARKSRATEQ